TCGATCTCGTTGGTAGCACCCGTGCGCAGGGCATGCAGGTTGTCCGCGCGGCCGGTGCCGACCAGGGTCCGCTGGAAGCCGCTGGCGAGGGCGAGCGTCAGCACGAGCACGGCAACGACGAGCGCGATCCCGCCGGCCGTCATCAGGGTGGCCGCCTTGCGCACGCGCAGGTTGCGCAGGTTGTAGGCGAGCGGGATGGCCATGCGCCTCCTTTCGCGCTAGCCGGCGTGACGCAGGGCGTCGACGATCTTCAGCCGCGCCGCGCTCAGCGCCGGCACGGCGCCGCTCACGAGCCCGAGGCAGGCGGCGATCGCCAGCGCGCGCGCAATCGTGCCGTTCGTGACGGCGAAGCGCGGGAAG
The bacterium DNA segment above includes these coding regions:
- a CDS encoding ABC transporter permease, which gives rise to MAIPLAYNLRNLRVRKAATLMTAGGIALVVAVLVLTLALASGFQRTLVGTGRADNLHALRTGATNEI